One Corythoichthys intestinalis isolate RoL2023-P3 chromosome 9, ASM3026506v1, whole genome shotgun sequence DNA window includes the following coding sequences:
- the abhd14a gene encoding protein ABHD14A translates to MNFLRNRLVVLGMVLLATLLLYLLLPAIRQGSMEPSLNVQRLLATSPPPLPNVNVSVRTGQLPGDPPLFFREALPIDRAGRQILPRLQVVLLHGQAFTSKTWEELGTMALLATNGYQALAMDLPGYGKSPESEAVKTDQSRVDLLSRFMESLGVRAPVLVSPSMSGHYSIPFLMKNSAQLRGFVPVAPVGTRSYTPQQYQNIQTPTLIVFGSLDTNLGAQSHKNLAQLPHHTVLKLEGARHACYMDKPGAFHQGLIDFLGKLK, encoded by the exons ATGAATTTCCTGCGTAACCGTTTGGTGGTCCTGGGCATGGTGTTGTTGGCCACCTTACTACTTTACTTGCTACTTCCGGCCATACGTCAAGGCAGCATGGAACCATCCCTCAACGTACAAAGACTTTTGGCCACTTCCCCACCTCCGCTTCCCAATGTCAATGTTTCAGTTCGCACAGGACAGCTGCCCGGGGACCCACCGCTCTTTTTCCGAGAAGCTTTACCAATTGACAGAGCTGGACGCCAGATTCTCCCCAG GTTGCAAGTGGTGCTTCTGCATGGCCAGGCCTTCACATCGAAAACCTGGGAAGAACTTGGTACCATGGCCCTTCTTGCGACAAATGGATACCAGGCCCTAGCCATGGACCTACCGG GTTATGGCAAGTCACCGGAATCTGAGGCGGTGAAGACGGATCAGAGTCGAGTGGACCTGCTTTCCAGGTTTATGGAGTCATTGGGTGTGAGGGCCCCAGTGCTTGTGAGCCCTTCCATGAGCGGGCATTACTCCATCCCATTCCTCATGAAGAACAGCGCACAACTGCGAGGCTTTGTCCCAGTAGCACCCGTTGGTACCCGCAGTTacactccacaacagtatcagaATATCCAG ACTCCAACTCTCATTGTGTTCGGGTCCCTCGATACTAATCTGGGCGCCCAGTCCCACAAGAACCTAGCCCAGCTTCCTCATCACACTGTGCTTAAATTGGAAGGCGCTCGCCACGCATGCTACATGGACAAACCCGGAGCCTTTCACCAAGGCCTCATCGACTTTCTCGGCAAACTCAAGTGA
- the hyal2b gene encoding hyaluronidase-2, which translates to MDAVWLRCLILTVIPIWMGSCVTQLKQTRWPLYSQTPVLLVWNAPTQDCAPRHGVTLPLDQFDIVASPNEGFVRQNLTIFYKERLGLYPYYKRDGIAVNGGLPQLASLAEHYEKMPEGVQKYIREPAAKGLAVIDWEEWRPLWIRNWDSKDIYRRKSKEMVLKKNPTWSQDQAAKVAQQEFELSARKFMLETLKLAKSLRPNQLWGFYLFPDCYNHDYRNGLKNYTGRCPTLEVYRNDQLNWLWMECTALFPSIYMGSVLRSTHYGRLFVRNRVKEAMRLASVGNGSARPVFVYTQPTYINEMELERLTEMDLVSTIGESVALGVAGVIFWGDSSYSSDSSCLALKDYLSGTLGRYLLNVSTAAEECSRARCNLHGRCLRSQPDSNTYLHLSASTHSISRQDGRLKVRGKPGEPELTLFRQHFQCQCYTGYQGEACALRAHGHGIAHSAFASWLLSLLLPLGFLILLQ; encoded by the exons ATGGATGCTGTCTGGCTGCGCTGCTTGATCCTGACCGTAATACCAATATGGATGGGTTCGTGTGTCACACAACTAAAGCAAACAAGATGGCCTTTATATTCCCAGACACCAGTCCTCCTGGTTTGGAATGCCCCCACGCAGGACTGTGCCCCAAGGCACGGGGTCACTTTACCCTTGGACCAGTTTGATATCGTGGCTTCGCCTAATGAGGGCTTTGTCCGACAAAACTTGACCATATTCTACAAGGAGCGCCTTGGCCTCTACCCTTATTACAAGCGAGATGGCATTGCGGTAAATGGAGGCCTTCCACAGCTTGCCAGCCTCGCTGAACACTATGAGAAAATGCCAGAAGGCGTACAGAAATACATCCGGGAGCCAGCGGCCAAAGGTTTGGCTGTTATTGACTGGGAAGAATGGCGCCCGCTGTGGATCAGGAACTGGGATTCCAAAGACATCTATCGAAGAAAATCCAAAGAGATGGTTCTCAAAAAGAACCCAACATGGAGCCAAGACCAAGCTGCAAAAGTGGCCCAGCAGGAGTTTGAGCTCTCTGCACGTAAATTTATGCTGGAGACACTGAAACTTGCAAAAAGTTTGAGGCCCAATCAACTATGGGGCTTTTACTTGTTTCCAGATTGTTACAACCATGACTACAGAAACGGCCTGAAGAACTACACAGGTCGCTGTCCCACGCTGGAGGTGTACCGTAACGACCAGCTTAATTGGCTGTGGATGGAGTGCACTGCACTTTTCCCCTCCATATACATGGGATCTGTGCTGCGCTCCACACATTATGGCCGCCTCTTCGTGCGCAACAGGGTAAAGGAGGCCATGCGCCTGGCATCTGTTGGGAATGGATCAGCTCGGCCAGTTTTCGTCTACACTCAACCTACGTACATCAATGAGATGGAACTGGAACGACTCACTGAG ATGGATCTGGTGTCCACCATTGGTGAGAGTGTAGCACTGGGAGTGGCAGGAGTCATCTTCTGGGGGGACTCTTCCTACTCGAGTGACAGCAGCTGTTTGGCCCTGAAAGACTATCTCAGTGGAACACTGGGCCGCTACCTGCTCAACGTGTCCACAGCGGCAGAGGAGTGCAGTCGGGCGCGGTGCAACCTGCACGGCCGCTGCCTGCGCAGTCAGCCGGACAGCAACACATACTTGCATCTCAGCGCGTCCACACACAGCATCAGCAGGCAGGACGGCCGCCTGAAAGTGCGCGGCAAGCCTGGCGAACCCGAGCTGACTCTTTTCCGTCAACACTTTCAGTGCCAGTGCTACACTGGCTACCAAGGGGAGGCTTGCGCTCTTAGAGCTCATGGGCATGGTATAGCCCATTCTGCTTTCGCATCATGGCTACTTAGCCTCTTACTTCCACTGGGATTCCTCATTCTGCTGCAGTAA